The nucleotide sequence GACTCGACCCTTAACTCTAGCAAGTTCTAAAATCTCCACATCGGCAGCACTTGCAGGTAGAAAATCTGTCGTTCTTACGGTGTTGTAGCCTTCTCGATTTAAGGCCGCTACTGTCAACGGAGAAATATGAACATCTGCCAGCAAACATAAATTACTCATGCTGAAGTTAAGCTAACCATCCGATCAGAGACAACCCAGGCCGCGTAATTAAGAGCCTGACGAATATCTTCTTCTTCTAACTCGGGGTAAGATTCCAAAATTTCCTGAATAGATAGCTGACTGGCTAGGAGCTTGAGAATGAAACCCACGGTGATCCGCATTCCACGAATGGTGGGCTGACCGAGACATATCTGTGGGTTAATTGTGATCCGATCTAGGTCTGTCATGATGTTGCTTGCCCTACTCTTAGCTCTCTTTTCATATCCTACTCTTGGCTTTCCGTTTAGTTGATTTTTTGGCAGGGGCCTGTTGGCTGGTCATTTTGGTATAGAATTCAAACAATTTTTCCAACCGCAATTCCTCAGGGAACGCTGTGCGAACGGTATCGTTTTTGAAACGGCGACCAATATAAATGCGTTCGAGGATTTCATCATTGTGGTCACAGGCCTGGTGGACGAGGGGAAATTCACTGTCCATCCGGTCGGGGTCATACATATCGGCAATGGTGGCGGGGAAATATTGCTCACGGGCTAACAAAATATTCTCGGCATTAGGGCTTAATCTGAATTAGTATTTTCTGAACTGATAATACTAGAATAGGCGAACTCGAAAAGTCTTGCGTATCGCGGGTGACAATTGCATCCAGGCCTTGGGTAAATGCGCTAAAAATTTGAACCGCATCCTCAAAATCAGTCAAGTTAGAGTTCAACGCAGATTCTAAAACGACTCGATCAATCGGACAAATAACCATAGCGGTTAATACTGCTGAAACAGCTTGTCGTGCTTGTTCAATGCTCTGAGTATATTTACGAGTGATATAGAAAATATCTGTCAATATTGTAGCAGTAACATAACCGATAATTTGTCCGGTGCTGATGGTTTGAAACAGGAGTTCTGCATTTTGAAAAAATGGTTCTCGCTCTAATAAGAAATCTAGAATTATATTTGTGTCAATTAAGATTTTCATAGGATGTATTTTTCGACTCGCCGTTGATCTAAGATTGCCGCGATTTCTTGATCACTGGGAGCAAGTTGATCTGTTTTGAGAAGTTCTCGCATTGTTTCGATTGCTTTAGCACGTTCAGAAACAGAGATGGTTGTATCATGCAAGGATTCGATGATTGCGGCGGCTAAGGCAAGGCGATCTTTGGGCGGCAATTTCATCACAGTTGCTTTTAGTTCTATTAGAGACATAATGGGGAACTCCATTTATGCGGATTTTTGTGAGTAGTTGTAAACAGGAACTTGAATGAAATGATCTGGTTTATTACTATCTAGAATAGTGTTTTGCAAGTATTCAACAGTTGATGATGAAAAAAATTGCTCACCAGTTTCCTCATTGACACGAGCAGGAACATTTTGGATTACAATAATTTGATCATTTACATTTAATGTATAAGTCACATTTTTTTCAATTAGTGCTTCTTCTTTATTAATTTCCATTGTGACTTATTCTCCTTTTAGTAAAGTTATTAGTCCATTTTCCGAAATCAGGTTCGTACACTGTAATAACTTTAATGAGTGGGCGATTTGGATAACTACATTGAACATGGAGCGGGCGGTTTGTCACTGTCAAGCCAAGAATCAAACAGCTTGGCCCATATTTATCCTGTGGATAGTGTTCGATTATTTGTTCATTAGCAATTGCCTCTCTAATTTCATAAACTCGAATTTTTCGTAAAATGGACTGATCAACAGCGTGCTTAGAAAATTCAACCTGATCTCTTACAAACTTTTGCTGTATTTCGATAATTAGTTGATCCATTTAGATTATAGTGTGATTTCTTTTCTCGAGTCAGTAGCTTTAGATTTTCTGTTTTTTGAGTCTGTTGCTGGCTGGTCATTTTGGGCAAGCTGATGATGGGCGAGGCGTTAACGACCCAACGTCTAACCACGGCCAACTTCCTCGATGAGTTCTTCTACTGTGGTCTGGAATGGGGAAACTTCAAAACGATTTAGGGCTTGCAAAAAGGCTTGACGACTGATGCCTGCTATTTCGGCCGCCTTGGATTGGGAAATTATGCCCATTTCATACCATTTGACTACGGCTGTAATCAGTAGCTCTTGGGCAAATTCATCTGGGGTTGAACGCAGGGCAGAGAAGGCGCTTTCAGGTAAGTTGAGTTGAATTTGAATCATAGGGTCTAGACCTAGTTAGTCATTAGTGTTTAAGTGATTATTTTGTTGATTTCCGGTATCGCAACAGCCAAAAATTGTTCGGCGCGCTCAATTTGTTCTCTAGCTTGGTCGTCTGTGACAGCATCCAAATGCCCATAGTCGCCAGCCGAGCGTAGTTCTTGGGCCTCAATCAAGTAGCGGTGAAAGTCTGGGGAAACTCGTTGGGGTTTGGCAAATTCTTTACCGAAAGCGGCAATTACAGCAGAATGTTTAGAAAATGAGAGTCCTTCCCCTTCT is from Synechococcus sp. PCC 6312 and encodes:
- a CDS encoding DUF433 domain-containing protein, with amino-acid sequence MTDLDRITINPQICLGQPTIRGMRITVGFILKLLASQLSIQEILESYPELEEEDIRQALNYAAWVVSDRMVSLTSA
- a CDS encoding type IIL restriction-modification enzyme MmeI, whose protein sequence is MLLAREQYFPATIADMYDPDRMDSEFPLVHQACDHNDEILERIYIGRRFKNDTVRTAFPEELRLEKLFEFYTKMTSQQAPAKKSTKRKAKSRI
- a CDS encoding PIN domain-containing protein yields the protein MKILIDTNIILDFLLEREPFFQNAELLFQTISTGQIIGYVTATILTDIFYITRKYTQSIEQARQAVSAVLTAMVICPIDRVVLESALNSNLTDFEDAVQIFSAFTQGLDAIVTRDTQDFSSSPILVLSVQKILIQIKP
- a CDS encoding YgiT-type zinc finger protein, which encodes MEINKEEALIEKNVTYTLNVNDQIIVIQNVPARVNEETGEQFFSSSTVEYLQNTILDSNKPDHFIQVPVYNYSQKSA
- a CDS encoding DUF4258 domain-containing protein: MDQLIIEIQQKFVRDQVEFSKHAVDQSILRKIRVYEIREAIANEQIIEHYPQDKYGPSCLILGLTVTNRPLHVQCSYPNRPLIKVITVYEPDFGKWTNNFTKRRISHNGN
- a CDS encoding UPF0175 family protein, with the translated sequence MIQIQLNLPESAFSALRSTPDEFAQELLITAVVKWYEMGIISQSKAAEIAGISRQAFLQALNRFEVSPFQTTVEELIEEVGRG
- a CDS encoding HEPN domain-containing protein — translated: MTKEQQELLLKAQKSLQAAKLLLANAYPEYAASRAYYAMFYIAEAFLEGEGLSFSKHSAVIAAFGKEFAKPQRVSPDFHRYLIEAQELRSAGDYGHLDAVTDDQAREQIERAEQFLAVAIPEINKIIT